The sequence GCCGCCGACGAACAGCATCAGCACCAGGCGATTTGGTATGCGGCGCGATCGCAGATCGCTCGCCGCGACGGCGACGAGCAGGGCGGTGAAGATCACGCCCGCGACGAGCGTGCCCATGTTCTGCTGAAACATGTGAAACATGTGAAACATGTGAAACATGTCGGGGCGGTTCACTCCGCTCGACTCGCCGCGCTCAAGGCGCGGCGAGGCTGCTCGTCGACGTCGTGAAGATGCTCTGCAATTGCTGGCCGAACGCCTTCACCACGGCGATGACCGCGACCGCCACGAGCGCGAGGAGCAGCCCGTACTCCGTTACCGCGAGCCCGTCTTCATTGCTCAGAAAACTCTTCACATACCGCATGTCCTGCATTCCTCTTGGGCGACTGGTCGATGCAAGGCCCGGATCGGGCGCTACGCGCGATCAGGGCGCCGCGAGGCTGCTGGTGGCGGTCGTGAAGATCGACTTCAGCTGATCGCGGAACGTCTTGATGACGGCGATCACGGCGACGGCCACGAGCGCGAGGAGCAGACCGTACTCCGTCACGGCCAGACCATCTTCATTCTTCAGAAACTGGACGACGCGCTGCATTGTGCTTCTCCACGACTTCGGGGGTTCAAGTTGGCTTGCCCTTCGAGTGTGATCTAAAGCACGTGCCGTGCCTGAACGTTTGTCCAATTGCAAAGTCGACAACAGACGACGCGCGGGTGTTGAGAGAATGCTCACAAACGCTCTCGACACCCGCGCGTCAATGCTTGTTTGTACTGCTGGAACCTCGAGCGCTCCAGGCGATGCGCGCTCAGTCTGCTCGCGCCGCGACCCCAGACGAGCCGGACGTACGCGGCGCACCGATCGCGCCCTTGAGCTCGTCCACCCAGCTCGTGACGCGCTGATCGAACGCTTGATGCACGCCGGACAACAACGTGGCCACCATGTCGTCGAGCGCCGAGCCGACCTTGCTGCTCGCGCCCTTCGTGGCCGTCGCGGTGACCGCCGCCGCCTTGATGTCCGCGCCCGATCCGCTGAGCAACACACCCGCGCCCACAGCCAGCGCGATCGCCGGCCACGGATGATCCTTCACCAGCTGCATCATGTTGAGCTTCTGCTCGAGCTCGGCCAGCGTGCTCGACATCCGCTCGCGGGTCAGCTCGATGTCGCGCCGGACGTCAGCCGTTGTTTCAGCCATTCTTTGTCCTCCTTGAGCGTCGTCGCCGTTTCG is a genomic window of Gemmatimonadaceae bacterium containing:
- a CDS encoding Flp family type IVb pilin gives rise to the protein MQRVVQFLKNEDGLAVTEYGLLLALVAVAVIAVIKTFRDQLKSIFTTATSSLAAP
- a CDS encoding Flp family type IVb pilin — encoded protein: MQDMRYVKSFLSNEDGLAVTEYGLLLALVAVAVIAVVKAFGQQLQSIFTTSTSSLAAP
- a CDS encoding DUF3618 domain-containing protein, producing MAETTADVRRDIELTRERMSSTLAELEQKLNMMQLVKDHPWPAIALAVGAGVLLSGSGADIKAAAVTATATKGASSKVGSALDDMVATLLSGVHQAFDQRVTSWVDELKGAIGAPRTSGSSGVAARAD